From Actinopolymorpha cephalotaxi, one genomic window encodes:
- a CDS encoding helix-turn-helix domain-containing protein: MSSSRTPGPRRGVRGALLARLAAHLSVSPRTLARRFADRLGTSPGAWLLSQRVVRALLEETDLPVETIATRVGLTSAVNLRRRFRDQVGTTPGGYWRAFRVP; the protein is encoded by the coding sequence GTGTCTTCATCTCGTACGCCGGGACCACGGCGCGGCGTACGCGGCGCGCTGCTCGCGCGGCTGGCCGCGCACCTCAGCGTCTCGCCGCGCACCCTGGCGCGGCGGTTCGCCGACCGGCTCGGCACCAGCCCGGGAGCGTGGCTGCTGTCCCAGCGGGTGGTACGCGCACTGCTGGAGGAGACCGACCTGCCGGTGGAGACGATCGCCACCCGCGTCGGCCTCACCTCGGCGGTCAACCTGCGCCGCCGGTTCCGCGACCAGGTGGGTACGACACCCGGTGGCTACTGGCGGGCGTTCCGCGTGCCGTAA
- a CDS encoding DinB family protein produces the protein MTTTRDDTPPALDERSVLLTMLDYTRKTAIAKAEGLSDADAAKAPLPTSPLMTVSGVISHLRWVEYSWIQCRLLGHEDEGPWTDEDPDREFHYRLTMPLAEVIADYEAMAREHDALIAGWDLDMVAAQKFRDGREFNLRWILNHLVEENARHNGHIDIIRELVDGTTGD, from the coding sequence ATGACGACTACACGGGACGACACACCCCCTGCCCTCGACGAGCGCTCGGTGCTGCTGACCATGCTCGACTACACCCGCAAGACCGCGATCGCGAAAGCCGAGGGCCTCTCCGACGCCGACGCCGCGAAGGCGCCGCTGCCGACCTCGCCACTGATGACGGTCTCCGGGGTGATCAGTCACCTGCGCTGGGTGGAGTACTCCTGGATCCAGTGCCGACTGCTCGGCCACGAGGACGAGGGACCCTGGACCGACGAGGACCCCGACCGGGAGTTCCACTACCGGCTCACCATGCCGCTGGCCGAGGTGATCGCCGACTACGAGGCGATGGCCCGCGAGCACGACGCGCTGATCGCCGGCTGGGACCTCGACATGGTGGCCGCCCAGAAGTTCCGCGACGGGCGGGAGTTCAACCTGCGCTGGATCCTGAACCACCTGGTCGAGGAGAACGCCCGCCACAACGGGCACATCGACATCATCCGCGAGCTCGTCGACGGGACGACCGGCGACTGA
- a CDS encoding right-handed parallel beta-helix repeat-containing protein, with protein sequence MRKIRIRHAAVAGVLGLAAAAVPVVANADTTTDVSCDSAALIDAINNAAPGDTLNLAAGCNYILNDSTGALPEISVPLTIHGFGSTIQRDPSASPFRLFTVNSTFNLDRVTLAGGDASASPGGFGGAVAVFSGTTNLTRVTIQNNRGNFSGGLGGVSGTIVTVSRSRIQNNFALVNGGGAANDGTMSLTDTVVTDNHAGQKGGGLANDGRLTVTRTTVNSNVADNVGGGIANLSPGTVSLIQSVVNNNTSNNAPGGIDNEAGAGAVTLSNSVVRGNTPTNCSPTPVSGCTDRQSIVPPTTCSPGASGPGREATGWTGQPSPHKVSPHKVSPHKGKVGSDKPGRTMMSSTSGTTPHHGAASGHDRRHVESSQAESTRSAER encoded by the coding sequence ATGCGCAAGATACGCATTCGCCATGCGGCTGTGGCCGGCGTTCTCGGTCTGGCTGCCGCAGCGGTGCCGGTGGTGGCCAACGCAGACACGACGACGGACGTGTCATGCGACAGCGCCGCGCTGATAGACGCCATCAACAATGCCGCGCCAGGTGACACGCTCAATCTGGCCGCCGGGTGCAACTACATATTGAACGACTCCACGGGGGCCCTTCCGGAGATCAGCGTGCCGCTGACCATTCACGGGTTCGGTAGCACGATACAGCGTGATCCGAGCGCGAGTCCCTTCCGTCTCTTCACCGTCAACAGCACCTTCAACCTCGATCGAGTGACACTCGCGGGAGGCGACGCAAGCGCCTCTCCAGGGGGGTTTGGAGGGGCGGTCGCGGTATTCAGTGGTACAACCAACCTGACCAGAGTGACCATCCAGAACAACAGGGGCAACTTCTCCGGCGGGCTCGGCGGGGTTTCCGGCACCATCGTCACCGTTTCGCGTAGCCGTATTCAGAACAACTTCGCCCTGGTAAACGGCGGGGGTGCTGCAAACGACGGCACGATGAGTCTCACGGACACCGTTGTCACCGACAACCATGCCGGCCAGAAGGGCGGAGGTCTGGCCAACGACGGGAGGCTCACGGTCACTCGAACCACGGTCAACAGCAACGTGGCCGACAACGTCGGCGGCGGGATCGCCAACCTCAGCCCCGGAACGGTGTCGCTCATCCAGAGCGTGGTGAACAACAACACCTCCAACAATGCACCCGGGGGAATCGACAACGAGGCCGGCGCCGGCGCGGTCACGTTGAGCAACTCCGTCGTCCGGGGCAACACACCCACGAACTGCTCGCCCACGCCAGTCAGCGGATGCACGGACAGGCAGTCGATCGTCCCTCCGACAACATGTTCGCCGGGGGCGTCTGGTCCAGGCAGGGAGGCGACCGGGTGGACAGGTCAACCATCCCCGCACAAGGTATCCCCGCACAAGGTATCCCCGCACAAGGGGAAGGTCGGTAGCGACAAACCCGGGCGGACGATGATGTCATCCACTTCTGGAACCACGCCGCATCATGGCGCAGCCTCCGGCCATGATCGACGACACGTGGAGTCGTCCCAGGCCGAGTCAACTCGGTCAGCAGAGCGCTAG